A window of Clostridia bacterium genomic DNA:
TACATGTAATTTCCCCTTTCTTTCAATTAGATTTTATCTAATAATAAATATATAATTATACATTTTTATAGTCTTGATACTATTCCCTAAAAATTAAATATATGCTCCGCTATCTATTTTTACTACTTCACCAGTTATAAGACTGGCTTTTTCCGAACCTAAAAAAGCTACCAGATAAGCGATGTCCTCTGGGTCTGCAAGACGCTTTATGGCACTTTCTTCCCTACATAATTTACGTACCAGCTCAGGTGTATTCTCTATTTGTGCATCTGTCTCTATATAGCCAGGTGCAACTGCATTTACACTTATATTAAATCTCCCCAGCTCTTTAGCTATACACTTTGTAAAACCGACTACACCCATCTTGGCCGCACTATATGCTGGTTGTCCTTCTCTTCCTCTCAGTCCATTTATAGAACTTATGTTTACTATCGAACCTCTCTGTTGGCCTATAAAATAATCCACCACCGCACGCGTATAATTAAATGTACTCTTTAGCGTCAATTCTATTACTCTGTCCCATTGTTCTTCAGTGATCCTATATATTACTTTTTCTCTTCCCCCTCCCACATTATTCACCAGAACATCTATTCTACCAAAGGTTTTTAACACATCTTCCACTACTTCCTTAGCCCTTTTAAAATCGGTGGCATCAGCTTTATAAAATTTAGCATCCACCCCTGACTTGTTCAATTCCTCTTCTATTTTTTTACCTTCCTCCACCAACACATCTGTAAAAGCAACATTATATCCCGCTTTTGCATATTCCCTACAAGTAGCTCTCCCTAGACCATTGGCACCTCCGGTAAGCAGAAGGACTTTTCTGTCTTTTTTTATGACATCTGCTTTATCAGGTTGATTTTTAGTAGCCATATTATTTGTTTTCCTCCTCTTTTTTATTTTAAATTTGAGCATAAACTAATTTTTATGTGTTCCAAGGCAAATATTTTATTTGTATTATTATATCACAATACTTCTATGTTATAAATTTTATTTATATACTTAATAAGAAAATCGATAATACACCTATCCCTATGCCCAATAGAGCCGATTTCCCAAGTTTTTCTTTAAAAAATATATTAGATGCCAATAAAACAAATATGATATTCCCTGCCTTTATTATAGGAAAAAAGAGGACTGATTCTATTTTGGCCACAACACTCATATACAAGTTGTTGGACACAACTAATATTGCCGCAGCTAGAAATGTATAAAGAAAAAATTTACCTTTAAATGAATAATCCTTTTTTTTATTGAACTTATAGTATGAACTGATTACAGCGGTAATTGCAGCAGTAGATAGATTGTATATAATCAAAAACTCTTTTGGATTGTTAGGTCTGATTACCGCATGATGTTTGGAAGTAGTAATAGCCAAGCCAGTAAAAAGGGAAGAACAAATAGCTATAATAAGCCACCTGTAATCTATCTTCTTCTTTACATCCTGCTCTCTATATGAAGTATTGCTTATAAGAATTATTGAAAATATTATCAAAACTATCCCAAAAAACTGTTTAAGACTTATAGTCTCTCCCCATACGAACATCCCCAATACTATCGGGACTATCATATTTAAATTAGAAATCAGGTTAGTCAAAGATAGAGGTCCTTTAGAAAACGCAATTATTAAAAACAAGTAACCTACAAGAAAAAGAATACCGAATAACATGCCAAAAACAATAGTTTGTTTGCTGTATTGATAGTTATAATATGGGGGTAAAATAAGCAACAGCAATACTTGAAAAGAAGAAAGTATCAAATTAAAAAAAACACTATGTAAATTGTTCTTGATATAATTTTTTTGTATTGCTTTAATGGTCACTGAATAAATTGAATTCAGCAATGACATTCCCAATAGATATATTATCATAGTATATACACCATCATCTTATTTTGTATTTATTTTGATAAAAGCTAAAAAGTATACTAAAGATATCACATCAAATATATTTGATAGGAATTGACCAGAGATATAAAGATTCAAGAGTTTCAAAAAGTTTAAAAGGGGAGAGAAAAAATCTCTCCCTAGTGACCACAGGACAATGTTCGTTTATTACAGCAATCCACATTCCTTCATACACTCTTTTACCTGTTCAAACTTTTTTACATCATACTCATAAACATAATCAGGTGCAAAGATCCCCTCATAGCCCAATATATTCATAGCATATGAGAAACCATTGAACACACCAATCTGAACAAATTTATTTCTCAACTTTAATATCTTGTCCAGTTCTTTTGAAGCCCCTTTAATGTCCCCTGCATCTAGCTTTTTATACATGACATTGGCTATGGGATGAGTACAGCTGAACATACCATCTAAGTTCCTCTTAATCCCATAATTATATGCAACATCAAAAAGGTCTAGCCCACTGTATATAACAGAAAAATCATCTCTTTTATGCGGACTTTTTGTAAGTATCTTTGCAGTAAGTAAATCTCCTGTCTTGATGCCT
This region includes:
- a CDS encoding SDR family NAD(P)-dependent oxidoreductase, yielding MATKNQPDKADVIKKDRKVLLLTGGANGLGRATCREYAKAGYNVAFTDVLVEEGKKIEEELNKSGVDAKFYKADATDFKRAKEVVEDVLKTFGRIDVLVNNVGGGREKVIYRITEEQWDRVIELTLKSTFNYTRAVVDYFIGQQRGSIVNISSINGLRGREGQPAYSAAKMGVVGFTKCIAKELGRFNISVNAVAPGYIETDAQIENTPELVRKLCREESAIKRLADPEDIAYLVAFLGSEKASLITGEVVKIDSGAYI
- a CDS encoding EamA family transporter — protein: MIIYLLGMSLLNSIYSVTIKAIQKNYIKNNLHSVFFNLILSSFQVLLLLILPPYYNYQYSKQTIVFGMLFGILFLVGYLFLIIAFSKGPLSLTNLISNLNMIVPIVLGMFVWGETISLKQFFGIVLIIFSIILISNTSYREQDVKKKIDYRWLIIAICSSLFTGLAITTSKHHAVIRPNNPKEFLIIYNLSTAAITAVISSYYKFNKKKDYSFKGKFFLYTFLAAAILVVSNNLYMSVVAKIESVLFFPIIKAGNIIFVLLASNIFFKEKLGKSALLGIGIGVLSIFLLSI